From a single Lolium rigidum isolate FL_2022 chromosome 7, APGP_CSIRO_Lrig_0.1, whole genome shotgun sequence genomic region:
- the LOC124673765 gene encoding uncharacterized protein LOC124673765, whose amino-acid sequence MASLLCSQIKLNKAYVRRQVHENRLPRSLCWSPLQSGHFKNLALRCTKNLPWEASLPYASSEDSASIIMGTNVVEAIDTEEAPEIPILQSEQDVVEVRNEQDVVEVRNEPSGQLTAFKLPMWLLGPSVLLVTGIVPTLWLPLPSVFLGPNIAGFLSLVGLDCIFNMGAMLFFLMADACGRPENNSFDLTRKIPTTYRLWNLVASVIGFAAPLALLFASSRGTLQPQIAFIPFLVLLGPYLLLLSVQMLTEMLTWHWKSPVWLVAPVVYEGYRVLQLMRGLQLANEITAPGWMVQSLRGLVTWWVLVLGIQLMRVAWFAGLNFASRPSYVSSDDANK is encoded by the coding sequence ATGGCTTCTTTGCTCTGTTCACAGATAAAATTGAACAAAGCATATGTTAGGAGGCAGGTTCATGAGAACAGATTACCCAGATCTCTTTGTTGGAGCCCATTGCAATCAGGCCATTTTAAAAATCTTGCACTGCGATGCACGAAGAATTTGCCTTGGGAGGCTTCTCTCCCATATGCTTCCTCAGAGGACAGTGCCAGCATTATCATGGGAACAAATGTTGTTGAAGCTATCGATACAGAAGAAGCTCCAGAAATTCCAATCCTCCAGAGTGAACAGGATGTTGTGGAGGTGAGAAATGAACAGGATGTTGTGGAGGTGAGAAATGAACCATCTGGGCAGCTAACAGCATTTAAACTGCCTATGTGGCTGTTAGGGCCTTCGGTTCTGTTGGTTACGGGTATAGTTCCAACTTTGTGGCTGCCATTACCTTCAGTGTTCCTCGGTCCTAACATTGCCGGCTTTCTTTCTCTAGTGGGACTAGACTGCATCTTTAACATGGGAGCAATGCTGTTTTTCCTTATGGCCGATGCATGTGGGCGCCCAGAGAACAATTCGTTTGACCTGACAAGGAAGATCCCAACTACTTACAGGCTGTGGAATCTGGTGGCCAGCGTAATAGGCTTTGCTGCTCCTTTGGCCCTGCTATTTGCATCCAGTCGGGGTACTCTGCAGCCACAGATAGCGTTCATTCCGTTCTTAGTGCTGCTTGGACCATATCTTTTACTCCTTTCAGTGCAGATGCTGACTGAGATGCTTACATGGCACTGGAAATCGCCTGTTTGGTTGGTAGCGCCTGTTGTCTATGAGGGTTATCGTGTGCTACAGCTGATGAGGGGCCTTCAGTTGGCCAACGAGATCACTGCGCCTGGGTGGATGGTGCAGAGCCTCCGTGGCTTGGTGACCTGGTGGGTGCTGGTCCTTGGGATTCAATTGATGCGTGTTGCTTGGTTTGCTGGACTCAATTTTGCAAGCCGTCCAAGTTATGTATCCAGTGATGATGCAAACAAGTAG